The proteins below are encoded in one region of Methanofollis aquaemaris:
- a CDS encoding ArsR family transcriptional regulator produces the protein MKAEEVLYFTQKEEEFATLLIDIGIKRNVSKVLVYLANTDEATSREIERGTDLRQPEVSIAMRYLKEKKWINTRESKAESKGRPVKIYTLSKPINEIIDVIEKNKRKEVDNQLALIEKARGLIS, from the coding sequence ATGAAAGCAGAAGAAGTCCTGTACTTTACTCAGAAAGAAGAAGAGTTCGCCACACTCCTCATCGATATCGGGATCAAGCGCAATGTATCAAAGGTACTCGTCTACCTTGCCAACACCGATGAGGCAACTTCCCGGGAGATCGAGCGCGGTACCGACCTCAGACAGCCTGAGGTCTCGATTGCGATGCGCTACCTCAAGGAGAAGAAGTGGATCAACACTCGTGAGAGCAAAGCCGAGAGCAAAGGGCGTCCGGTCAAGATCTACACGCTTTCCAAGCCGATAAACGAGATCATCGACGTCATTGAGAAAAATAAAAGAAAAGAGGTTGATAACCAGCTGGCTCTAATCGAGAAGGCCAGGGGCCTTATCTCGTAA
- a CDS encoding TATA-box-binding protein, which produces MHGTPEESLKIENIVASAKVTDSLDLPTISSRIPGADYDKKRFPGVVIRMKDPKIAALVFGSGKVVLTGAKSVESLSQGLEILGGKLRDLDIEIDEHLTYTIQNIVTSADLGKPINLNKIAIGFNLDRIEYEPEQFPGLVYRLEEPKVVVLLFGSGKLIITGGKKPEDARLAVRKIITDLSNLGLL; this is translated from the coding sequence ATGCACGGTACCCCAGAGGAATCCCTGAAGATAGAAAATATCGTTGCCTCTGCCAAAGTAACCGATTCCCTTGACCTCCCGACGATATCATCGCGCATCCCCGGGGCTGACTACGACAAGAAACGGTTTCCCGGTGTTGTCATCCGGATGAAGGATCCGAAGATCGCCGCTCTCGTCTTCGGCTCAGGGAAAGTCGTTTTGACCGGGGCAAAAAGCGTTGAAAGTCTCAGCCAGGGACTTGAGATCCTGGGAGGCAAACTTCGTGACCTGGATATCGAGATCGACGAACATCTCACCTATACGATCCAGAATATTGTCACCTCCGCTGACCTCGGCAAACCGATCAACCTGAACAAGATCGCGATCGGTTTCAACCTCGACCGGATCGAGTACGAACCCGAACAATTTCCCGGCCTTGTCTACCGCCTTGAAGAGCCCAAGGTAGTCGTCCTCCTCTTCGGTTCGGGGAAGTTGATCATCACCGGCGGCAAGAAGCCCGAGGACGCGCGCCTCGCTGTCAGAAAGATCATTACAGATCTCTCAAATCTCGGTCTCCTCTAA
- the acs gene encoding acetate--CoA ligase gives MTEQDFAVPLEAPKYYRPDPSYRERSWIGDYQTAYQKFVTNPEAFWKARAAELEWFEPFDEVMQWDFPYARWYLNGKINITYNCLDRHVKNGRANKVALFWRGEKGEEKAYTYSQLLRQVCRLANGLKRIGVKKGDRVCIYMPVIPEQVIAMLACARIGAVHSVVFGGFGVNALNQRIRDSGSRIVITADSSMRRGKAIQLKPIVEEAVVNAPSIETIIVLRRDDPRVELHSEMEVDFEELMENEPHTCEPEVMDAEDPLFLLYTSGTTGAPKGIVHACGGYAVGTQYTTKYVLDLKEDDVYWCTADPGWITGHSYVVYGPLLNGATVFFTESTPDYPDAGIWWKLIRDYGISVFYTAPTAIRMFMRVGEEWPAKYDLSSLRILASVGEPLNPEAFEWFYHHVGGGRCPIIDTWWQTETGMHMITTMVGEPMRPGFAGRPIPGVVADVVDQDGKSVEPGNGGYLVIQQPWPSMLRGVYHNDERYRKYWTTIDNVYTATDLAVKGHDGNIMVIGRADDLIIVAGHNIGTAEVESALVSHQAVAEAAVIGIPDPVKGNQIKAFVILRDGQARSDRLVSDLRYHVRMTVGPIAMPTEIEFVDTLPKTRSGKIMRRVLRAQELGMDLGDLSTLEE, from the coding sequence ATGACGGAGCAAGATTTTGCTGTGCCTCTCGAGGCCCCGAAGTACTACCGACCCGATCCCTCCTACCGGGAGCGGTCGTGGATCGGAGACTATCAGACGGCGTACCAGAAATTCGTCACCAATCCTGAGGCGTTCTGGAAGGCACGTGCAGCAGAACTCGAGTGGTTCGAACCATTCGATGAGGTGATGCAGTGGGACTTTCCGTATGCCCGGTGGTACCTGAATGGGAAAATCAACATTACCTACAACTGCCTGGACAGGCATGTGAAGAACGGCCGGGCAAACAAAGTTGCCCTCTTCTGGCGTGGAGAGAAAGGCGAGGAGAAGGCCTACACCTACAGCCAACTTCTCCGGCAGGTCTGTCGACTGGCCAACGGCCTCAAGCGGATCGGTGTGAAAAAAGGTGACCGAGTCTGCATCTACATGCCGGTCATCCCCGAGCAGGTCATCGCCATGCTGGCCTGCGCCCGGATCGGTGCGGTTCACTCGGTCGTCTTCGGTGGGTTTGGTGTCAACGCCCTCAACCAGCGGATCCGGGACTCGGGCTCCAGGATCGTAATCACCGCGGACAGTTCCATGCGTCGCGGCAAGGCGATCCAGCTCAAGCCGATTGTAGAGGAAGCGGTAGTCAACGCACCGAGTATCGAGACGATCATCGTGCTGCGCCGGGACGATCCCAGGGTCGAACTCCACTCTGAGATGGAGGTCGACTTCGAGGAACTGATGGAGAACGAACCACATACCTGTGAGCCCGAGGTGATGGACGCGGAAGACCCGCTCTTTCTCCTGTACACCAGCGGGACGACCGGTGCGCCAAAGGGGATCGTCCATGCCTGCGGCGGCTACGCCGTCGGCACCCAGTACACGACCAAGTACGTCCTTGACCTCAAAGAGGACGACGTCTACTGGTGCACCGCCGATCCCGGCTGGATCACCGGCCACTCCTATGTGGTCTACGGTCCCCTTCTCAACGGGGCGACGGTCTTCTTCACCGAGTCGACCCCCGATTACCCTGACGCCGGGATATGGTGGAAACTGATCCGTGACTACGGCATCTCTGTCTTCTATACCGCCCCGACAGCGATCAGGATGTTCATGCGGGTGGGTGAGGAGTGGCCTGCGAAATACGACCTCAGTTCGTTGCGGATCCTCGCTTCGGTCGGCGAGCCTCTCAACCCCGAGGCCTTCGAGTGGTTCTACCACCACGTCGGCGGCGGACGGTGCCCGATCATCGATACCTGGTGGCAGACCGAGACCGGGATGCACATGATCACCACGATGGTCGGCGAACCGATGCGGCCTGGATTTGCCGGCCGGCCCATCCCGGGCGTCGTCGCCGACGTCGTCGATCAGGACGGCAAATCGGTCGAGCCCGGAAACGGCGGTTACCTGGTGATCCAGCAGCCCTGGCCCTCGATGTTGCGGGGCGTCTACCACAACGACGAGCGTTACCGAAAGTACTGGACCACCATCGACAACGTCTATACAGCCACCGATCTCGCAGTGAAGGGGCATGACGGCAACATCATGGTCATCGGCCGGGCCGACGATCTGATCATCGTCGCCGGCCATAACATCGGCACGGCAGAGGTGGAGTCAGCCCTTGTCTCTCATCAGGCGGTGGCCGAAGCGGCGGTGATCGGGATCCCCGACCCGGTGAAGGGCAATCAGATCAAGGCCTTTGTCATCCTCCGAGACGGCCAGGCCCGAAGCGACCGTCTTGTTTCGGACCTGCGCTACCATGTCAGGATGACTGTGGGGCCGATCGCCATGCCGACCGAGATCGAGTTTGTCGATACCCTCCCCAAGACCCGGAGCGGCAAGATCATGCGCCGGGTGCTCAGGGCGCAGGAGCTCGGGATGGATCTGGGAGACCTCTCGACCCTGGAGGAATAA
- a CDS encoding acetate--CoA ligase family protein, whose amino-acid sequence MAKRMLSEAEGYDLLREYGVPTPGFEIVTSADAAAKAASAIGFPVVMKIISPQIVHKSDAGGVVVGISGAAEAKKAFTQIVESAKEYDAEAEIKGVIIEEMAKPGLELILGGKTDPAFGKVITFGMGGTLVELMKDVTLRILPVSEEEIRTMVREINAYPLISGYRGMKPKDEETLVEIIAGVAKFFDENPQVTEFDINPMRLYESGACAVDARVIVDDDYQPAERKERTFVPPEYFTPRSVAVIGASSDPQKMGYAVLHNLLHFPGQIYPVNNKRTEVQGLKAYPTVTAVPNPVDLAVITVPAVHVPRVMQECGEKKIPLVVVITAGFKEAGEEGKVLEERMLDIARHYNIRIVGPNCLGLIIPPRGLDTTYVHESPEPGSIAFISQSGAIINTVVDWSLKQEIGFSAVFSVGNQADLDFLDYLRFVEQDKSTRAIILYIEQLTNGKEFMEVVSEVAKKKPVVAIKSGSSQKGQKAASSHTGSLSGSYEVYMEAFREAGVIPVRALRGAFEVAELCASPGGYPRGRRAIVITNAGGFAVLSSDYAEMYGLDLIDLPPEILEELNEFLPDYWSHANPLDLLGDASEKRFQQVFDVLARHSDLWDMAFVVGFPNLVLDSEHLADQIIRFSGKTENLVVASLLGGECMDAGKKVLKGHQIPDFDDLEQTFKVVGRVVWQRCRAKSIGLP is encoded by the coding sequence ATGGCAAAGAGAATGCTGAGTGAGGCAGAGGGTTATGACCTGCTCCGGGAGTATGGTGTCCCGACCCCTGGCTTTGAGATCGTCACGAGCGCCGATGCTGCTGCGAAGGCAGCGTCGGCCATCGGTTTCCCGGTCGTCATGAAGATCATATCCCCCCAGATCGTCCACAAGAGCGATGCTGGCGGTGTGGTTGTGGGGATCTCGGGGGCTGCCGAGGCAAAGAAAGCATTTACGCAGATCGTCGAGTCTGCGAAAGAGTATGATGCTGAAGCTGAGATCAAGGGTGTCATCATCGAAGAGATGGCAAAACCGGGTCTGGAACTCATCCTCGGTGGAAAAACCGATCCGGCCTTCGGAAAGGTGATCACCTTCGGAATGGGCGGAACCCTTGTCGAGTTGATGAAGGATGTCACCCTCAGAATCCTCCCGGTCTCCGAGGAGGAGATCAGGACGATGGTCAGGGAGATCAACGCCTACCCCCTCATCTCCGGTTACCGCGGGATGAAGCCGAAGGACGAGGAGACCCTGGTCGAGATCATCGCCGGAGTGGCAAAGTTCTTCGATGAGAACCCCCAGGTAACCGAGTTCGACATCAACCCGATGCGGTTGTATGAGTCGGGCGCCTGCGCAGTGGATGCAAGGGTCATCGTGGACGATGATTACCAACCCGCCGAGCGCAAAGAGCGGACCTTTGTCCCGCCCGAGTACTTTACCCCGCGCTCGGTCGCGGTCATCGGAGCCTCATCGGACCCGCAAAAGATGGGCTATGCCGTCCTTCACAACCTCCTCCACTTCCCGGGCCAGATCTACCCGGTCAACAACAAGCGGACCGAGGTGCAGGGGCTGAAGGCCTACCCAACGGTGACGGCGGTCCCCAACCCGGTCGACCTTGCGGTGATCACCGTCCCGGCAGTCCATGTCCCGCGAGTGATGCAGGAGTGCGGCGAGAAGAAGATCCCGTTGGTCGTGGTCATCACCGCCGGGTTCAAGGAGGCCGGCGAGGAGGGCAAAGTCCTCGAAGAGCGGATGCTCGACATCGCCAGGCACTATAATATCAGGATCGTCGGCCCCAACTGTCTGGGCCTGATCATCCCCCCCAGGGGCCTGGACACCACCTATGTCCACGAGTCACCCGAGCCCGGCAGCATCGCCTTTATCTCACAAAGCGGTGCGATCATCAACACAGTCGTCGATTGGAGCCTCAAGCAGGAGATCGGGTTCTCGGCGGTCTTCTCGGTGGGCAACCAGGCCGACCTCGACTTCCTGGACTATCTGCGGTTTGTAGAGCAGGATAAGAGCACCAGGGCGATCATCCTGTACATCGAGCAGCTCACCAACGGCAAAGAGTTCATGGAGGTCGTCTCAGAGGTGGCGAAGAAGAAGCCGGTCGTTGCGATCAAGTCAGGCTCCTCACAGAAGGGGCAGAAGGCAGCCTCATCCCACACCGGTTCGCTCTCAGGCTCGTACGAGGTCTACATGGAGGCGTTCAGAGAGGCGGGTGTCATCCCGGTGCGGGCGCTTCGCGGTGCCTTCGAGGTGGCCGAACTCTGTGCTTCGCCTGGCGGGTACCCGAGAGGCAGGCGTGCGATCGTGATCACCAACGCCGGCGGGTTCGCCGTTCTCTCCTCTGACTATGCGGAGATGTACGGCCTCGATCTCATCGATCTTCCACCAGAGATCCTGGAAGAACTCAACGAGTTCCTTCCCGACTACTGGAGTCACGCAAACCCCCTCGACCTCCTCGGCGACGCCTCGGAGAAGCGGTTCCAGCAGGTCTTCGATGTGCTTGCCCGTCACTCCGACCTCTGGGACATGGCCTTTGTGGTCGGGTTCCCGAACCTGGTCCTGGACTCCGAGCATCTGGCCGACCAGATTATCAGATTCAGCGGGAAGACCGAGAACCTGGTCGTCGCTTCCCTCCTGGGCGGCGAGTGCATGGATGCGGGCAAGAAGGTGCTCAAGGGGCACCAGATCCCCGACTTCGACGACCTCGAACAGACATTCAAGGTGGTCGGCCGCGTCGTCTGGCAGCGGTGCAGGGCAAAGTCCATCGGACTGCCCTGA
- a CDS encoding RNA recognition motif domain-containing protein: METSRLYVGNLTYSVTEEQLEELFSNYGDVKSVKIIGDKGFGFVEMNTAEEAEKAQGALNETEFVGRTLRVEEAQPPRPRREYRRY; this comes from the coding sequence ATGGAAACCAGCAGATTGTATGTCGGGAATCTGACCTATTCGGTAACCGAAGAGCAATTGGAGGAACTCTTCTCCAACTATGGCGATGTCAAGAGCGTCAAGATCATCGGGGACAAAGGGTTTGGGTTTGTCGAGATGAACACCGCCGAAGAGGCGGAGAAAGCACAGGGAGCTCTGAACGAGACCGAATTTGTCGGACGCACGCTGCGGGTGGAGGAGGCCCAGCCGCCCCGCCCGCGAAGAGAATATCGGAGATATTGA
- a CDS encoding ArsR/SmtB family transcription factor: MSSTTALKELSDLLGFLGNEQRLRILRAIAEEEKYAREISEELGISRPLVTIYLKQLEKRGLAVGTARVTDDPPLMRRYYRAVPFALVVDLDLIKNLREE, translated from the coding sequence ATGTCCTCGACCACCGCCCTCAAAGAGCTCTCTGACCTGCTCGGCTTCTTGGGAAACGAGCAGCGGCTCAGGATTCTCAGGGCGATTGCAGAGGAGGAGAAGTATGCTCGGGAGATCTCGGAAGAACTCGGGATCTCGCGCCCGCTCGTCACCATCTATCTCAAGCAACTGGAGAAGCGGGGGCTGGCTGTCGGGACCGCGCGCGTCACCGACGACCCTCCCCTGATGAGACGGTATTATCGGGCCGTCCCCTTTGCACTGGTTGTGGACCTGGACCTGATCAAAAACCTGCGTGAGGAGTAA
- a CDS encoding transcription factor S, translated as MIFCPKCNSLMMSSGGQMKCRKCGYIQAIEREDDLKITTIRTEKEITIVDDEETAQTLPTTNVLCPECGNKIAFWWLRQLRSADESEVRFFRCTKCSHTWREYD; from the coding sequence ATGATATTCTGCCCGAAGTGCAACAGCCTGATGATGTCATCGGGTGGTCAGATGAAGTGCCGCAAGTGCGGTTATATTCAGGCAATTGAGAGGGAGGACGACCTGAAGATCACGACCATCCGCACCGAGAAAGAGATCACCATCGTCGACGATGAGGAGACGGCGCAGACTCTCCCGACGACCAACGTACTGTGCCCTGAGTGTGGAAACAAGATCGCCTTCTGGTGGTTGCGCCAGCTGCGGAGTGCTGATGAGAGCGAGGTCCGCTTCTTCCGCTGCACCAAGTGCAGCCACACCTGGCGGGAATACGATTAA
- the artA gene encoding archaeosortase A yields MEALLLTAAFVSFILFLIPGRHRPYAGIAGWLSMSLFLFAEVPHYLSINNFLYPTMAALSIPFMYVTTKRLLAGDTNVQYLTRAAAVAVLVYLPFAYTPLGDWLIGVVTGEVGWLLNLVGVQFSMYDWNMFIRNGLRVEIILGCTGIQSVAIMLGVAAAVPTELRQKILAVLVVVPTIYILNLVRNVFVITAYTGQWFPYFPEIASNGEYGYESFFWAHNVLCELGALVALVIIAYALFALIPDLGRMAGGLYQAYRDDLTRVISRDR; encoded by the coding sequence ATGGAAGCACTCCTCCTCACCGCAGCCTTCGTCTCCTTTATCCTCTTCCTCATTCCGGGAAGACACAGGCCGTACGCCGGGATCGCAGGCTGGCTCTCGATGTCGCTCTTCCTCTTCGCCGAGGTTCCCCACTACCTCTCCATCAACAACTTCCTGTATCCCACCATGGCAGCCCTCTCGATTCCTTTCATGTACGTGACCACAAAGAGGCTGCTCGCCGGGGATACAAATGTTCAGTACCTCACCCGTGCCGCGGCGGTCGCCGTCCTTGTCTATCTCCCCTTCGCCTACACTCCCCTCGGCGACTGGCTGATCGGCGTCGTCACCGGAGAGGTAGGATGGCTTCTCAACCTCGTCGGCGTCCAGTTCTCGATGTATGACTGGAACATGTTTATCAGAAACGGACTACGTGTCGAGATCATCCTCGGATGCACCGGGATCCAGAGCGTCGCCATCATGCTCGGTGTGGCCGCCGCCGTCCCGACCGAACTGCGCCAGAAGATCCTCGCCGTCCTGGTAGTTGTCCCGACGATCTATATCCTCAACCTTGTCAGGAATGTCTTCGTGATCACCGCCTACACCGGGCAGTGGTTCCCGTACTTCCCCGAGATCGCCAGCAACGGGGAGTATGGCTACGAGAGTTTCTTCTGGGCCCACAACGTCCTCTGCGAACTCGGGGCCCTCGTCGCTCTGGTGATCATCGCCTACGCCCTCTTCGCCCTCATACCAGACCTCGGCCGGATGGCCGGCGGACTGTATCAGGCCTACCGCGACGACCTCACGAGAGTGATCTCGAGAGATAGATGA
- a CDS encoding CDP-alcohol phosphatidyltransferase family protein, whose product MNITALRPRLISKLEPIADIFIRAGFSPNQISYLSLLFGVFCMVAYAMSSFLVGSLLLLVSAILDLVDGTVARKKGCQTDFGAVIDWVFDKYVDALAILGVGLSGMAILSRFFPLPPEADFAVVAIAIFGSMINTFIKPVVYAEVGFSDRVGGKIHDPLEGVGFFGRPETLIVLIVGASLGYAWISVLVIAFCTNLSAIQRIIYLSRSLS is encoded by the coding sequence ATGAATATTACGGCGCTGAGGCCGCGTCTCATCTCTAAACTCGAACCTATCGCCGACATATTTATAAGAGCCGGCTTCAGCCCCAATCAGATCTCCTATCTCTCCCTGCTATTTGGAGTCTTCTGCATGGTCGCCTATGCAATGAGTTCCTTCCTGGTGGGAAGTCTTCTGCTGCTCGTCTCGGCTATCCTCGATCTGGTGGATGGGACGGTCGCCAGGAAGAAGGGGTGCCAGACCGATTTCGGCGCGGTGATCGATTGGGTCTTCGACAAGTACGTCGATGCCCTGGCCATCCTTGGCGTCGGGCTTTCGGGTATGGCGATCCTCTCCAGGTTCTTTCCTCTCCCGCCTGAGGCTGATTTTGCGGTCGTCGCCATTGCGATCTTCGGTTCGATGATCAATACCTTCATCAAACCGGTGGTCTATGCCGAGGTCGGGTTCTCCGACCGGGTCGGCGGGAAGATCCACGACCCTCTTGAGGGGGTCGGGTTCTTCGGCAGGCCCGAGACCCTTATCGTCCTCATCGTCGGGGCGTCGCTTGGGTATGCCTGGATTTCGGTCCTGGTTATTGCCTTCTGCACCAACCTCTCGGCGATCCAGCGGATCATCTATCTCTCGAGATCACTCTCGTGA
- a CDS encoding dihydrofolate reductase family protein: protein MTAIPTRPHVLMMSEITVDGKLTLKRGASSKILMQHMAPETEVLLHQTRAECGAIMVGSRTIAIDNSYLTVRLVEGKSPLRVIPSSMAAISPDANVLNSDAPTLVAVSRAAPEERVAAIRAKGADVVVCGKEHVDLPALMQVLREDYGVEKMMIEGGPTLNWHMLRHGLVDDIRLIHLPFIVGGEDTPSLVGGMHIESEDEMIRLDLKKYYMCGTNLVTEYTVQYGNNE, encoded by the coding sequence ATGACAGCGATACCGACGCGACCGCATGTGCTGATGATGTCTGAGATCACGGTGGACGGCAAACTCACCCTGAAAAGGGGGGCGTCCAGCAAGATTCTCATGCAGCACATGGCCCCAGAAACCGAGGTGCTCCTCCACCAGACCCGCGCCGAATGCGGCGCCATCATGGTCGGGTCCAGGACCATTGCCATCGATAACTCCTACCTGACCGTCCGCCTTGTCGAGGGCAAAAGCCCGCTCAGGGTCATCCCCTCCAGCATGGCCGCCATATCCCCTGACGCCAACGTGCTCAACAGCGACGCACCCACCCTCGTCGCCGTCTCGAGGGCGGCACCTGAAGAGCGGGTCGCCGCGATCCGGGCGAAAGGCGCCGATGTCGTCGTCTGCGGGAAGGAACATGTCGACCTCCCTGCTCTCATGCAGGTGCTCAGGGAAGATTACGGCGTTGAGAAGATGATGATCGAGGGCGGCCCGACCCTCAACTGGCATATGTTGAGACATGGCCTTGTCGACGATATCCGACTCATCCACCTCCCCTTCATCGTGGGCGGCGAGGACACGCCCTCCCTGGTCGGAGGGATGCATATCGAGTCAGAGGACGAGATGATCCGCCTCGATCTCAAGAAGTATTATATGTGCGGGACCAATCTGGTAACCGAATACACGGTCCAGTATGGGAATAATGAATGA
- the sppA gene encoding signal peptide peptidase SppA: MKFLREELERVQKRRRQKKWLVTGGATLFAAIVSVVIISFVLMPTVTGEEVAVIRVEGELLTGDFSGGGYVGSEAIGKELREAADDPFVEAVVLRINSPGGSPAAAQEVIRDLEYTRTKKPVVTSMGDMAASAAYLIAAHTDRIYLSPDTVTGSIGVIWLFPDESKWMEEEGRQVEVVKSGEQKDMTSPFRPLTDKERAYAQKMVDESFETFIADIMEERPVKRADVETARVIRGEEALSIGLADEEGNLFDAIDGAKALATT, encoded by the coding sequence ATGAAATTTCTCAGGGAAGAACTTGAACGCGTGCAAAAAAGGCGGAGACAGAAGAAATGGCTCGTCACAGGAGGGGCCACTCTCTTCGCCGCCATAGTCTCCGTCGTCATCATTTCTTTTGTCCTGATGCCCACGGTAACCGGGGAGGAGGTCGCCGTGATCAGGGTGGAGGGCGAACTCCTCACCGGCGACTTCTCTGGCGGAGGGTACGTGGGCAGCGAGGCCATCGGGAAAGAACTCAGAGAGGCCGCCGACGATCCCTTTGTGGAGGCAGTGGTGTTGCGGATCAACAGTCCTGGAGGCAGTCCTGCCGCCGCCCAGGAGGTGATCCGGGATCTGGAGTACACCCGGACGAAAAAACCGGTCGTCACCTCGATGGGAGACATGGCCGCCTCCGCGGCGTACCTCATCGCCGCGCACACCGACCGGATCTACCTCTCCCCCGACACCGTCACCGGGAGCATCGGGGTGATCTGGCTCTTCCCTGACGAGAGCAAGTGGATGGAAGAAGAGGGCAGGCAGGTCGAGGTGGTGAAGTCGGGGGAGCAGAAAGATATGACCTCACCGTTCCGCCCCCTCACCGATAAAGAGCGGGCATATGCCCAGAAGATGGTGGATGAGAGTTTCGAGACCTTCATCGCCGACATCATGGAGGAACGCCCAGTGAAACGCGCCGATGTCGAGACGGCCAGGGTGATCAGGGGTGAAGAGGCTCTCTCCATCGGGCTCGCCGATGAGGAGGGGAACCTCTTCGATGCCATCGACGGGGCAAAGGCCCTCGCAACCACCTAG
- the truD gene encoding tRNA pseudouridine(13) synthase TruD: MMRTPYPLEVDLGMAWYVTDTPGVGGVLRAVPEDFQVEEVPLAEPADEGSYLICRLTKRNWEHQHAMKSIASAMGISHRRIAWAGTKDKNAVTTQYISIYDVDEEAVARVHLKEIELQPVGRSQHQLALGGLAGNRFSIMVRGCTGPALQATVEACTAAAATGLPNYFGLQRFGVVRPVTHLVGREILRGDYQAAVDTYVGLAFPDESPDVQETRRTFLETGDPGPAIAALPHHLGFERAVLSGLAGAPGDYAAALKNLPPKLLSMFVSAYQSWLFNRVLSMRLADGTNLDDPLPGERLLFANGREDTVTEKNKRIVSVHMKRGRCAVAFFMPGSEPRETIGKDDERMTALLEEDGVTAEDFGRASDFVGLRYRGTLRPIAVRTEIKAEVAGQDVSLAFALPPGHYATTVCREFMKADPHAMI, translated from the coding sequence ATGATGCGGACACCCTACCCCCTGGAGGTCGACCTGGGAATGGCATGGTACGTCACCGACACTCCGGGTGTTGGCGGGGTGCTGCGCGCTGTTCCCGAGGACTTCCAGGTCGAGGAAGTTCCGCTCGCTGAACCTGCGGATGAGGGCTCGTACCTCATCTGCCGGCTCACCAAACGGAACTGGGAACACCAGCATGCGATGAAGTCCATCGCCTCGGCAATGGGGATCTCCCACCGACGGATCGCCTGGGCCGGGACCAAGGACAAGAACGCGGTCACCACCCAGTATATCTCCATATATGACGTGGACGAGGAGGCGGTCGCGAGAGTGCACCTCAAGGAGATCGAACTCCAACCGGTCGGCCGGAGCCAGCACCAACTTGCCCTGGGCGGGCTTGCCGGCAACCGCTTCTCGATCATGGTGAGGGGTTGCACCGGCCCGGCACTCCAGGCCACTGTAGAGGCCTGCACCGCCGCCGCCGCCACCGGTCTCCCCAACTACTTTGGGCTCCAGCGTTTTGGGGTGGTCAGGCCGGTCACCCACCTGGTGGGCCGCGAGATCCTGCGCGGCGACTACCAGGCCGCCGTCGATACCTATGTCGGCCTCGCCTTCCCTGATGAGTCGCCCGACGTGCAGGAGACGAGACGGACATTTCTTGAGACCGGGGATCCCGGCCCGGCGATCGCCGCCCTTCCTCACCACCTCGGCTTTGAGCGGGCCGTGCTCTCCGGGCTTGCCGGAGCACCAGGTGACTATGCCGCGGCCCTCAAGAACCTGCCGCCAAAGCTCCTCTCGATGTTCGTCTCGGCCTACCAGTCCTGGCTCTTCAACAGGGTGCTCTCGATGCGCCTTGCCGATGGGACCAATCTTGACGATCCTCTCCCTGGCGAACGGCTTCTCTTTGCGAACGGGCGTGAGGACACGGTGACCGAGAAGAATAAACGGATCGTCTCGGTCCATATGAAGAGGGGACGGTGTGCGGTCGCGTTCTTCATGCCGGGTTCAGAACCAAGAGAGACCATCGGGAAAGACGACGAGCGGATGACCGCCCTCCTTGAGGAGGACGGGGTCACCGCGGAAGACTTCGGGCGGGCGTCCGATTTTGTCGGGCTGCGCTACCGGGGAACACTCAGGCCCATCGCTGTCAGGACTGAGATAAAGGCAGAGGTCGCCGGGCAGGACGTCAGCCTCGCCTTCGCCCTCCCACCCGGGCACTATGCCACCACGGTATGCCGGGAGTTCATGAAGGCCGACCCGCACGCGATGATCTAG
- the pth2 gene encoding peptidyl-tRNA hydrolase Pth2 — translation MSKEPVFKWKQCLVIRTDVKMSCGKKCAQVAHAAVMAYEHAGKETKKAWLSEGQKKVVLKVSGERALYELKAAAELAGISTSLIQDAGMTEIPPGTITALGLGPAKSEILDQITGNLTLL, via the coding sequence ATGTCCAAAGAGCCCGTGTTCAAGTGGAAGCAGTGTCTGGTCATCAGGACTGATGTCAAGATGAGCTGTGGCAAGAAGTGTGCCCAGGTCGCCCATGCAGCCGTCATGGCCTATGAGCATGCCGGGAAAGAGACGAAGAAGGCATGGCTCTCCGAGGGACAGAAGAAGGTCGTGCTCAAGGTATCGGGGGAGCGCGCCCTCTATGAACTGAAGGCCGCCGCCGAACTCGCCGGGATCTCGACCTCACTCATCCAGGATGCCGGGATGACCGAGATCCCACCGGGGACGATCACTGCCCTGGGCCTCGGCCCGGCGAAGAGCGAGATCCTCGACCAGATCACCGGAAACCTCACGCTCCTATGA